TTATTTACTAACGTAATATCCAGTATTTCAAAATACCCCCTTGCACCATCCCAATGTTCCTTAGCTTCCTTGATTACTATACGTTTTTTAAATATAGGACAGTCTAGAACAAAGGTTTCTGCTTCGCCCCCTTCAAAAGCTATGTTGAAGCCATATTTGCTGCTCCGATGATGTAGTTCAGCCAATGTGGTAGAATCAAGTATCTTACCAAGCCATTTTTCATCCAAGCCATAAGCTGAAACTCCCACAATCATTATGACAAAATCGTTCGTAAGGAGGTCGTTCATATATTGCAACTGATCGATACCCCAGTTCGGGCTGTAATACTGTAAACCTAATTTGTTACAAACTTGTTGAAAGTTCTCCTGCTGAAATTTACTTGCTAAACCACCAGTGACTATACCCTCGATAGCAAATGTCTGTTTTGCTTCCATAATTGCCTGTTCTAGCGCTTCCAATTCTTCATCCTTTCCAGTACATCTTGATCTGGTACTTATCAATGGCATGCCCAAACATTCTGCTTGGTAGAGAGTACAGTAAGCGTTAGGATAGTGAAAGAGCACGCTGTCATCTCTAGCGGGAAGCATAGTAATCAAGCATAATATTTGGTGCCCTTCCCTTAGAGCCCTATAAACAGAAAACGTACTATCTTTTCCACCTGAATAAAGTGAAGCGAGTTTCATACTTTGGCAGATTTATTGCCTCTATCTATCTATATCTTCGTGTTGATGTCGGATAACGATGCTACATTATGGTGATATATGCTACATAAACGCATTCCAAATAATGTCGATACTAAAATCCTTATAATTCATCTGGCAAGTCTATGGTAAAAGCGGATCCCTCAGCGAATGTAGTCGTCTTCATTAGATCAGACGGCTCTTCTCAACATCATCAGGATCCAGATCAAATGGCGTTAAAGTCTAATAACATCCTAACCTTTTACCCTAACTATCTTGGTTCTACCAAGAACCTTCCAGTACTCAACTTCAACTCCCTGTTGAATTTTTGGTTTCGCCTCCTCATCAACTAGGTTGGTGTCGAATACCTCGAAAGTTTCTAGATCCATGACCTGTAAATTACTATTTGTTACGGCAATTATCTGACCATTTCTTTTGTCTATGATAGGGGTTTCCACGTTCGAATCTACAGGAGATACTAGGCTTCTCCTAACTCCATCAAACACACCTATTCCAACGACCCTAGCCTTCGCAGAACCATGCTATCTGGGCAGTTCAACACTGCATTCCAGGCTTGCTTTTATCGTAGGATACGATTCTGCAAGGTTCGCCATCGATTAGTATGTAGGACCCTTCCTTTAAGCTCCCTAGGTCAACTGGTTTGCTCATGCAATTCACACAATTACGACAGGTATTTAACGTTTGCACATTTAAAAAAGACCGTACTTTGACGAACTTTTTTTGGATTCCAGATCAAGATATACGTTACATTCTTTTTCTTCAAGCCTTTCAGATAACCATATGATGAATCTGTCTTCCATCTTCATATTCTTCATAGCAGGACTCGCATCTGCCAGGTCGATCACCTTCC
This DNA window, taken from Nitrososphaerales archaeon, encodes the following:
- a CDS encoding diphthine--ammonia ligase — translated: MKLASLYSGGKDSTFSVYRALREGHQILCLITMLPARDDSVLFHYPNAYCTLYQAECLGMPLISTRSRCTGKDEELEALEQAIMEAKQTFAIEGIVTGGLASKFQQENFQQVCNKLGLQYYSPNWGIDQLQYMNDLLTNDFVIMIVGVSAYGLDEKWLGKILDSTTLAELHHRSSKYGFNIAFEGGEAETFVLDCPIFKKRIVIKEAKEHWDGARGYFEILDITLVNKER
- the eif5A gene encoding translation initiation factor IF-5A — its product is MFDGVRRSLVSPVDSNVETPIIDKRNGQIIAVTNSNLQVMDLETFEVFDTNLVDEEAKPKIQQGVEVEYWKVLGRTKIVRVKG